The genomic segment CCCACGGGCCACTGGCAGAGTGGgaagagccaatggcactctgaagagtaaactagCCAGACTAACAgcagagactggactcacttggttgaaggtccgaccattagcccgattccacatgagggttaccccacaggggaaaacagggttgtcgccagctgaaatcatttctggatggcccatgaggacaccctgggaacaaagtctcaggattaaaggcaaagtgaataagaataagggaccttggttcttgagggatattggaactctgataaagaagagagagatgtatgacatgtataagaaacagggagcaaagaaggtacttgaggagtataaaaagtgcaaacaaatacttaaggaagaaatcaggagggctgaaagaagacatgaggtagcgttggcagtcaaggtgaaggatagtaagagcttccacaggtatattaatagcaaaaggatagttatgggataaaattgatcctcttgaagatcagagcggttggctatgcatggaaccaaaagaaattgggGAGATGTGATATGGTTTTTTTGTGTCTGAATTTCCTcgggaaactggcatggagtcaatggaaataaggcaaacaagtattgagatcatggaacctatacagagagaagaggaggaggtgcttgctatcttgaggtgagtagataaatctccaggacctgacaggatattcccttggaccttgaaggagactagtgttgaaattgcaggggccctggcagatatatttaaaagtcgttatctacgggtgaggtgccagagatttggaggatagctcatgttgttccgttgtttaaagcaggctctaaaagtaatctgggaaattataggctggcaaGTTTGATGACGgtcatgggtaaattattggaaggagtactaagagataggattgacaattatttagatagacagggacttattagggagagtcaacatggctttgtgccatgtttaacaaatatattagagagtttcgaggaggttacaaggaaagtggatgaaggcaaggcagtggttgttgtctacatggacttcagtaaggcctttgacaaggtcccgcatgggaggttagttaggaagattcagtcacaaggtatacatggtgaggtagtaaatttgattgggaattgagaatgggagaagtcagagagtggtagtggaggattgctactctgagtggaggcctgtgactagtggtgtaccacagggatcaatgctgggtccattgttatttgtcatctatatcaatgatctggataataatttggtaaattggatcagcaaatttgttgatgatacaaagattggaggtgtagtgcacagtgaataaggatttcaaagcttgcagagggatccgtacaagctggaaaaatgacagatggagtttaatacagacaagtgtgaggtattgcactttggaaagtcaaaccaaggtagaacatacaaggtaaatggtagggtactgaggagggcactagaacagagggatctaggaatacagatacaaaattccctaaaagtgtcatcacatgtagatagggtagtaaagagagcttttggtacattggcctttataaatcaaagtactgagtataagagttggaatgtaatggtgaggttgtatattgcattagtgagggggaatttggagtagtgtgtgcaattttggtcaccgaattacaggaagaatattaataaggtcgaaagagtgcagagaaggtttacaaggatgttgccgggacttgagaaactgagttacagagaaaggttgaataggttaggactttattccctggagcgtaggagaatgagggtgatttgatagagatgtataaaattatgatgggtatagatagagtgaatgcaagcaggctttttccactgaggctgggggagaaaaaaaccagaggacatgggttaagggtgaagggtgaaaagtttaaagggaatattgcaggggggggagcttcttcacaactgggtctgactggtactggcataactggttcttctgggcacattctgtctcactcacaactatttcctaccttcctttgtacaggtatgtaatgtctaaaggaccagtgtttgagtaaatgagactcaccaaactttctcctgactgaatcactggaatctcccgagtcagatgggttctctccagttgatgctctcaatcctcgggctggttcacttgttgctgttcccttgtCTTCAGTCGtgatttttcttccaataaatctctcactgcaggtctaacgttaacatgaaagataatgaagcacgttaacaatgaaaaggaggaccaaacatttctgcttaatgttactaggaacaaaactcactgaaatttaaacgttggcaAATATAattatctcagtgaacaatctttaattgtccctcacacatcacaaaacaatacgggataagaaggagccatcattcagtcacaagacacaggaacagaattaggtgattcaatccatctggtctgctccaccactcaaccattcaatcatggctgatttttattccaacaccatattcctgcctttctcctgtaaccctgaagctactcagcaatcatcagtatattaatcttcacaaatagacccaaatggcagcctcaaaaaaattctgcggcaacaaattccacatatcagacatcttttggccaaaatttttttctcatctcagttttaaagggaagcaagtttattctgagaccgtgctgtcagatcacagactctctgtctaatggaaacatcctctccatgtccactgtatccaggcttttcaacatttggtaggtttacttaaccatccatccctccaccacccccaccgtccctctgaactccattgagcacaggtccagagccaccaaatgctcctcatacataaagccgatcattcctgagattattcatgtgaacctcattagcaacaactgcaccggacacatttccaggaataacagacaaagcagttccaggataatttacagggaaaagttgtgcttcctttactgttatactatcactccatttccaggttaaaacaggaCCATTTCAGGAAATTTGTATTACAGTTCCTAGGATACagatcttgtcttgtccatactggacCGACCGCCGTCGCTggactataaacgtgcaggagtaaTGTATGGCTCAGCTCTACTGCGGGAAGCGGAGGCTCGAACCATtctccccctagacttcccagtccctcggtaaagcaggcagtgaaaccaaagatccccacaacctgggacgttctcctttctcacccaccccactccgggagaagacacaacagccataaagctccagaaCAAATGCGAGAAGCCTCAGGAAACGAGGCGAGTTCGGGTAAGTTAATGGGACTCAGCGGCCAAAATCACACCACGTGATCTGGCGTCACAAAGCAGAGGGCGGGGCGAATCTGCGGCACACAGTCTCACGTGACCTGTCGGCGGGACTTCAATTTCAATTCTGCGGAaacagacagcctgggctcctggtttggatcgttcaatgcagattaactgaagtcgacacatttctgacgagcccagatagttgggaaacaaatgaattcctggcccacagttcggggctcacggccaacatcggatctccccgctcgggatcggtctcaatactcaccgatgggaaagtgatatcctcggcccgcagacagtgatcccgacggAAGAGACGAAAGTCTTTCCTGAACACACAGCCGACCCACTTCAGCTCTGAGCGGAGAGGAAAACACCGTCCACCCGGAGACTGTGAACATGCGCGAAGAGATTATTACATCATCGGaaggcggggcctcggaaacagacGCCAGATGCTGCCCATccgcggttaaatgggaggggcaaacgggatcacgtgtcaggattggtgacctcgccccccccccccccccacaggcagAGACTCCAGCTACTCATtagtctgtggaaagaagcacacttgccgctcacatctcctctcaccttaaatgtattagacatttcaaccccccaggaaaaatatatccactctatctattcctctcgtaatcttataaacgtccatccagtctcgccccagcctgcgccgctctggagtaaacaacacaagtttgtcaagcctctcgttatagctcatgccctctaatccaggcagtgtcctggtaaacctcttctgcgccctctccaaagccccgacatccttccgagaatgggggcgaccagaactgtatgaaacactccagatgtgggctagctagttttataaaactgtgttacgaactgaaacgttttagaaacgaaccagcagcaatagagttcacactggagtctggttttgatggttAAAACACTctgtttattagtatctacttataatatagtaacttaacgaaataaaggaaagttaacagtgttaagtgtatatatgtgcaAATGTAATTCCCAGtctatcgagcctgagggaacaaagtttagagtcttgagatggtaagtaggaaaattcagtaatccacggaataaatgacgggagagagatatttgtaatccagggtgaaacgtagagaaaaggccgttacttcaaaataaccgccgacgaagttcttatccgttgaatccgtccacagacgagttatcagcgaaagtggaCCTGTCttaggaataccgtcttccaggggtaccacacaacatacccaggcaagggttaacacaagatattacaaaccccactcctatggattatacgaagtgacagccacacacattcgttgtggttccgtgtaccgatgatcaacccactcttgtgggcataggagagttccaagcctcagctgcgactaactgaagctatcagcttttccagtctctctctctctttagactggccgactgcctgtctgcagatcgctctctctctcttatggttcagtccacagtcagcgctgtcagcctgtgactgacgtcatagtcccgcctcctcacgccggcgctcttaaagaaacagtcacagtacgaccgcaggctcggaacagccgcaacacaacttcccgacttttgaactcaatgctttaactaataaagacaaccatgacatttgccttcttaaccacccgatcaatctgtgcagtctctttcagggagcgatgaacttggagtctgagatccctctgatcatcgacattgttcagggttttgcatttaacagtgtactgtcgcatacattcgacctaccgagctgccaagatgatcatcactaatcaaatctcactgagatttctcaggtcctgttgaatttattgccaagtgcacaagtaggggaaggtacaggtacagagaaacactgacttgtggcagtatcagaggcaagtacattcagataacacaagGAACACaagttatacgattctctgtcagtaacaatctataaatatgttttaCGTCATTAACAAtgtataaaatacattgtgtcatgatcaatattaaaatgtgcattttgtgtcaataacagacttggaaatgttaaatttggtccctgtctccattcctcctgtaatccacaaccagttcctttgtttttgtcacaatgagggagaggttgttttcttgacaccactgtgtcggggtgatgacttcttctctgtaggctgcctcgttattaattgggattcggccgatcaatgttgtgccgtcagcaaatttaattagcagattggaacccgccactgcagccccacagtgcactatgtactgattgcaaagctacgaaattgcatgtgaatagcctcccctcccccaactccactctttctgcgtcaccagcagactggagcatctcacatctcgctgcctccgccaggacattaaactgtgaacaactgtggtcagggactgatctctggggtactccaaacgctacctccttccagtctgaaaacgacccactcatccagacacacactatcggcagtttatcgatctccaacgaaaaagcctaatcacctactcctgaggatcaataccattgctgactctgagtttaccaccgtcaaatgccgggagggacataataatcagaaagtctctagtcacagccgtgtaaataaaatgtgatctcagtgggtgtgtggcgcatgcccagaatgcgaaggagacagacaaactgagccaagtcacagactgatggaggggaggaatgatcaattttgatacagagagggaagcagagagtttgatattgtgcctgatgccaAAACTGCGGTCAGTTTGAAGATGAAgtattattcctccaacttgttTTGAGCTGTAACACTGTTTTTATCCGAAGGCACCATGGAGATGCTAGAGAACACAGCGCCCCACCCGCTACAAGGAGGGAACGAACACGTgtccatgtccgtgatctgaCTTGATACATTGCCATGACGTTATAGCAGTTTGACGTCATtcatcgcagatacaccaacagcttcgcactgggaagcggccgttcacctgctccgtgtgtgcgaagagactcattcagttaacccgccttgtgatgctccggtaagttcacaataaatagaggccacatttctgtccggagtgagcaaagaattttactcaatcatcccagctgctgcatcaccagcaacttcacatcagggaggaagttcagatcagctccgtgttaaatgtttaaacatcacggtgactgaaggcagctgcaggttcatgagggactgttactgtcagattctgcagttcttgcggctgctcatcgcacccaggactgaaccctggtcactgagcattggaggagtctgttctgctgatgttagccttaaactagactggtgtttaatattgtggatctgtgaaagataaatcagttctgtatcaaatcccgtgtctcaggtacttactgtctctaccacactcaaaATGTACACTAGAGAgtccactcggcccatctggtcatggcccatgtttctgttccatatcagaatATCAAAATCTATCCCTGCCATTTCCCtatcactctccctgagatgacaggttgcaacgagtcaccactccgtgggataggagatttcccttgaatttcattgaatcatagaaatctacaacacactaCAGacgctttggcccacagtgttgtgccgacgatgtaacttactctagaaactgctgagATTTTACCCAAccgcatagccacctattttcctaagctccatgtacctatctaagagtcacttaaaagaccctattgtatccgcctctaccaccgtcgctggcagtgcattccacacacagacaccactctttgcttaaaaaccttagctctgacatctcctctcaagcagcttaaacctattccccctcgtgttagctgtttcagccctcggaaaaagtctctgattatccacacgaccaatgcctctcatcatcttatgcacctgcatgattttctccacactgaataagacgatgagctcactgtggttttgacgttcttcagggctctggacgaagttggttaaactccttctccgctcttttcaacgttttgggtcattttcaccaattttaaaggactgtgcctcagacagctgggttgttgcaatcgttacgtaccagcagcaatagatcattAATGGAGTCTGGTTTCGCTGTGAAAACCACTAGCTTTATCTgtatctactccaaatataaaagattaaacgaaataaacagaagttaacagtgttgtgcgtatatatagctcccaaacAATCAAtcttgggaaacaatgcttaaagttgTAAGATGGTAAAGTAGAAAAGCTCAGTAATCCACGAAgtaagtgagtgagaggagagatttgtaaatccactcgaaaatgtagcattttgtgtgtgtgtgtctctgtatttccagcaactgtggaatctcctgtgttttatatctgcattttactttggcattggataacgttgatattgagtatattgtttatgggagctttCGGCGTTAAAACAACTGCAGATTTTTCTATGCACAcacgaaaaaaatgaggtatgaatatTGAACCAGAGCCTGCAGAAatatttaatggcaccgtgattacccataaggcCGTGCGTTTAAAATTTCGCCGGCGCTGAAGCACCGAAcagatgcgcaggcgtcagggatGATGACGTCACCAAGTATCACGCATGCGCACGgtacacagaaggccttggaaataGCGTCTCCGGGTAAGATcgattctctgtgtttttatcttaaacaccgactgAGGGACGATTCCTGTGAACTGCGGGCACCGTAGTCCACAATCCCGGGAccgtcctgctctctcccctctctctcagccccacgggccccggggagcttccggctgatgagggaatgggaaccgatggatatctcagacagagctgagctccagctgtctaaatgcaaggattaggaactcggagaaagggaacaaaatcgtttatatcaccagttgagaaaatcagctttgttctacctccaatcacaaacaagagaaaatctgcagatgctggaaatccaagcaacatacacaaaatgccggcggaactcagcattagtactcttttccatagctgatgcctggcctgctgagttcctccagcattttgtgtgtgttcttgtaaTGGACTTTTCTagcggtgagaacatgttttgtccaatTCTGTCTAGGTACCtagtgatatcaaacacctttgccctgggcaacaagtagctttcagatcacaaatgtgccagactccaatgagacagactactgcccttcccttcatattcattgacattgccatcactgagttcaccaccatcagtcattgggggagggttcagggggaataattatgtagaatacagaaactggtgttacctgtgtgtattgtggtgatgcaaaagttgctggagaatttgcaagtgggaagaagtgaagtgatatttggaaatctgactttttaaagcatagtttagcaagcaaatcacatatggacaatgtgcaaaagctttggtgagaaaatccttcattacccattacgaacccagaggagatcaaagttcctattgaccgtgatttgctagctgtgaaaatgaatacatctctatataaaattcactgtgcacatcttatcactgggtaaaaaaatgcacagtacaatatttatctgcacactggatattacaaattagaggggatattggagggaaggaggggagacctccagtgaccctgatgccctcacctacaagatgtgcatctagctgcagcttgtaacccggcACTTTAAcgagttggaacttgaaatggatgaattttggatcatccagcagttggagggggtgatagatatgacatgaagagaggtgagctacgcccaaggtgcaggacacaggaaactgtgtgagagtcaggaaggggaatgaggttaaatagccatcgcagagtactTTGTTGCTATCCTGcacaacagcaggtggaccactttagacaCTGTTGGGGGCAATTACCTGACAGAcgaaagtcaaaggggtgataggagatttgttagttaggggaacagaccaaGAGGCAACTAATATCCCAGTGATAAGGCTTGCTGGAGgtagtgcggggggggggggcgggttgaTGTGGTttaaataagttgtagggggaatgagAGCTAGATTGACAGAACatatagtggagagggtgaattgaattgactttattacaaatatccttcatatagatgaggagtagaaatatttacgTTACGTTACCATCTAAATGTGTAATTTAAATTAACTCATAATAAttagtttgtacataggacagttaGGAAAACAGAAATCAATTATTCAGTCTGACGACCTGGTGGAAGttgatgtcccggagcctgttggtccttttgctgtggtaccgtttcctggatggtggcagcaggaacagtttgtggttgtggtgaactgagtccccaatatcctttgggccctttttacacaaatctatacctctaccatccaggctcccatccaaacttcttttaaatagtaaaaccgagctcatattcaccagttgtgctggcatctcattccacactctcacaaccatttcagtaaagagcttttccacatgttcccattaaattttcaacttccccacttacccatgccgTCTAGttgtcacccaacctcagtggaaaaagctgcttgcatttatttaccCAGTCTTCttcctcatgattttgtagacttctgacaaatcctcaaagcaatgtgtaatttccttgtttatgtttagagccttttttaggtgtataagatgatgagggacattgatcgtgtgcatagccagaggtttgttttcccagggctgaaatgtgtggaatgcactgccgccTTTTTCGGTGagcgtgtttcagttactgtggggccaggaacccatgcagctcagtggaacAGGGAATACTACCAATGGAGAGAATCAAAcagagccaggtcacagattggagatggcagaaatgccccattcttatagaaacaggaggagcatcagagagtttgatggtcattccagataccagcactgtgcccagttagataatgatttctctctccaacttgggttgaacctcactgtaactgtgtgatgtcagatcacaccttgacaactcagtgatctcatctgaaatgttgtcctacacccactgatggattttgtatatctttttacaggttacaaaTCACAAGAAATTTCTCTACAGGAATCtaaaacacaacacaccagttttgctgtctctgtccagatatttaagaagtggagcaagcgattcactcgatcatcattcctgctcagactgcggagagggattcactctatcatctgaccgactggcactCCTGTCATTTTAAACGGGCAGGGGGtgcccattcatctgctcagacagtgggaatggattcagatggacatttcaactgaagggacatcaataagttcacactgggacaaggccatccacctgttctgtgtgtgagaaaggattcagttggtcttcccacctgtggacacaccagtcagttcacactggggcagaggctggtcatttaCTGAATTTGTGTGGAAGGttttactcggtcatctgaccaaatGGTTCACCAGCAAGTCCACACTGAGgagtggctgttcacctgctcagactgtgggaaaggattcactaagtcatctaaactgaagctacatcagagagttcacactggggagagaccatttacctgcttggactgtggaaaaggattcacttgctcatctaaactgaaggtacatcagcgagttcacactggggagaggccattcacctgctcagactgtgggaagggattcactcagtcatcccacctgtatgcacacaggtcagttcacacgggggagaggccgtttacctgctcatactgtggaaaaggattcacttgctcatctaaactgaaggtacatcagcgagttcacactggggagaggccattcacctgctcagactgtgggaagggattcactcagtcatcccacctgtatgcacacaggtcagttcacacgGGGGAGAGGTCGTTtacctgctcatactgtggggagggattcatttTGTCATCgcagctactgagacaccagtcagttcacactggggagtggccat from the Hemitrygon akajei unplaced genomic scaffold, sHemAka1.3 Scf000096, whole genome shotgun sequence genome contains:
- the LOC140723001 gene encoding uncharacterized protein isoform X1, which codes for MVHQQVHTEEWLFTCSDCGKGFTKSSKLKLHQRVHTGERPFTCLDCGKGFTCSSKLKVHQRVHTGERPFTCSDCGKGFTQSSHLYAHRSVHTGERPFTCSYCGKGFTCSSKLKVHQRVHTGERPFTCSDCGKGFTQSSHLYAHRKSLGGNVLLPSRPITVPAVCDAQSAGDAHRVTNHKEFHYGHLKHNTPVLLSLSRYLRSGASDSLDHHSCSDCGEGFTLSSDRLARLSF
- the LOC140723001 gene encoding uncharacterized protein isoform X2 encodes the protein MVHQQVHTEEWLFTCSDCGKGFTKSSKLKLHQRVHTGERPFTCLDCGKGFTCSSKLKVHQRVHTGERPFTCSDCGKGFTQSSHLYAHRSVHTGERPFTCSYCGKGFTCSSKLKVHQRVHTGERPFTCSDCGKGFTQSSHLYAHRLQITRNFTTGI